The following are from one region of the Fusarium keratoplasticum isolate Fu6.1 chromosome 4, whole genome shotgun sequence genome:
- a CDS encoding DUF1767 domain-containing protein encodes MDLNGQLRASILAQHLPYPSTTFLNSLITARSPPPPLPSLVATAKARLLAADITNSTLINTASLQSLPPDADSPESRERRLPRPVHVQVLDVENISLSRWEQVEEMEAVARGETTRGREVVRVTAEDDDNPETQQTQQRPTTAAAANARTASKKATHRLVLQDCKGVKLYALELKRIDGIGVGKTQIGEKMLLKAGAVLARGVILLEPEKCVLLGGKIEAWQKTWADGRLARLKEEIRQNEQQQAS; translated from the coding sequence ATGGACCTCAACGGGCAGCTTAGAGCTTCTATACTAGCTCAGCATCTCCCATACCCATCTACAACATTCCTCAACTCTCTCATCACAGCGAgatctcctccacctccactgCCTTCTCTTGTAGCGACAGCAAAGGCCCGCCTCCTAGCAGCagacatcaccaacagcacCCTCATAAACACGGCCTCACTACAGAGTCTACCACCAGATGCAGACTCGCCGGAATCACGCGAGCGTCGTCTCCCGAGGCCTGTGCACGTGCAGGTTCTAGACGTGGAGAACATCTCGCTGAGTCGGTGGGAGCAGGTTGAGGAAATGGAGGCCGTTGCGAGGGGAGAGACGACGCGCGGGAGAGAAGTTGTGCGCGTCACGGCAGAAGACGACGATAATCCCGAGACTCAGCAGACTCAGCAACGTCCAacgacagcagcagcagccaacgCGAGGACTGCGAGCAAGAAGGCGACGCATAGACTCGTGTTGCAGGATTGCAAGGGCGTCAAGCTATACGCCCTGGAACTGAAACGTATCGACGGCATCGGCGTTGGAAAGACCCAAATTGGAGAAAAGATGCTCCTCAAGGCTGGAGCGGTACTCGCTCGTGGAGTTATCCTGCTCGAGCCCGAGAAATGCGTCTTGTTGGGCGGCAAGATCGAAGCATGGCAAAAGACGTGGGCAGATGGAAGATTGGCGaggttgaaggaggagatcaGACAAAATGAGCAACAGCAGGCATCATGA
- a CDS encoding Vacuolar protein sorting-associated protein 51-like protein, whose protein sequence is MSTIASPREPPRRTPTSSTRPSFETTRSAIASPVLGQAPAFTPQPRKTSSNRAALREYYNLRAQAPRIEIPDSEVPASELDGPDFDPEEHVSKVVAGSSLEELLRLYTRVVGEVRALDAEKKALVYDNYSKLITATETIRKMRANMDPLNPMASTLDPAIAQIYSQASSIRDALRETVPAPDSDQGKKRETEARQQRTRELAAQVLATPERIRNLVKEGKIAQARREWVMPRKLLESWKEKGIGGSDVDECIQEGDEALKQPELKSSTPSPRISRDERLSRDGRLSRDSRVSRDER, encoded by the exons ATGTCCACCATCGCTTCTCCCCGCGAACCTCCCCGCAGGACACCGACATCATCTACACGTCCATCCTTCGAAACAACCCGGTCGGCCATCGCATCTCCCGTCCTTGGCCAGGCGCCCGCGTTCACTCCTCAACCACGCAAGACCTCCTCCAACCGAGCCGCCCTTAGAGAGTACTACAATCTAAGGGCACAGGCCCCACGGATCGAGATACCAGACTCGGAAGTGCCGGCCAGCGAGCTTGACGGACCCGACTTTGACCCCGAGGAGCATGTCAGCAAGGTTGTCGCAGGAAGCAGTCTTGAGGAGCTGCTGAGGCTGTATACACGCGTCGTAGGCGAGGTGCGGGCGCTCGAtgcggagaagaaggcgttgGTCTACGATAATTACAGCAAGCTGATTACAGCAACTGAGACTATCCGCAAG ATGCGAGCGAATATGGACCCCTTAAACCCAATGGCATCAACTCTCGACCCGGCCATTGCCCAGATCTACAGCCAAGCATCCTCCATACGAGATGCCCTCCGCGAGACAGTCCCAGCACCAGACTCGGACCAAGGCAAGAAGCGTGAAACAGAGGCGAGGCAGCAACGCACAAGGGAGCTGGCAGCACAGGTCCTAGCGACGCCAGAGAGGATACGCAATCTagtcaaggagggcaagattgCGCAGGCGCGGAGAGAATGGGTCATGCCGAGGAAGCTGCTAGAGTCATGGAAAGAGAAGGGAATCGGCGGGAGCGACGTCGACGAGTGCATCCAAGAAGGCGACGAGGCCCTGAAGCAAccagagctcaagagcaGCACCCCGAGCCCGAGGATATCAAGAGACGAGCGCCTGTCCAGGGACGGACGACTATCGAGGGACAGTCGAGTGTCCAGGGATGAACGGTGA